One stretch of Paenibacillus sp. AN1007 DNA includes these proteins:
- a CDS encoding putative sporulation protein YtxC produces the protein MELFAVWTDVSGQEEAAHFHRCIKEKTKGLHISKRGFRLTFKHKDGRAGWMCRGNENHEDFQQWLPRISDLLSLGIADFIMETQEHRLVEDMIAKTCSVMDEHEVEKVHRICMPLLINGDLGQPGLRERRRASLARGLRQDLEEVHFFHLEGILNFRLRSYKQELQELVEYALDEFWMDRQYEEFMGLLKYFVFFQEAKVPLIHLIHKGKHEFQVLDAGLNLLPVQKDEQVVVEMPGLELEMDIEDMIVSTLISISPEKVMLHTSTPELPIISTICQIFEDKVQICHQCPECEVLRSGLLTGLDAGDLGNYNNC, from the coding sequence ATGGAACTGTTTGCAGTATGGACCGATGTGTCTGGACAGGAGGAAGCAGCGCATTTTCACCGATGCATCAAGGAAAAAACCAAAGGTTTACATATAAGCAAAAGAGGCTTCCGGCTCACCTTCAAACATAAGGATGGCAGGGCAGGCTGGATGTGTAGAGGGAATGAGAATCACGAAGATTTCCAGCAGTGGCTTCCCCGCATCAGCGATCTGTTATCGCTTGGTATAGCCGATTTTATTATGGAGACGCAGGAGCACAGACTGGTAGAGGATATGATTGCCAAAACTTGTTCTGTTATGGACGAACATGAGGTTGAAAAGGTTCACCGAATCTGCATGCCGCTGCTGATCAACGGTGATTTGGGTCAGCCGGGCCTTCGAGAACGCCGACGTGCATCTTTAGCGAGAGGTTTACGGCAGGATTTGGAGGAAGTTCACTTTTTTCATCTGGAAGGCATCCTGAATTTCCGGCTGCGCAGCTACAAACAGGAACTGCAGGAATTGGTGGAATACGCTCTGGATGAATTCTGGATGGACCGCCAGTATGAAGAGTTTATGGGGCTTCTCAAGTACTTTGTTTTCTTTCAGGAAGCAAAAGTTCCTTTGATCCATCTGATTCACAAAGGCAAGCATGAATTTCAGGTGCTTGATGCGGGACTGAATCTGCTGCCTGTGCAGAAGGATGAACAGGTTGTAGTGGAGATGCCGGGATTGGAACTGGAAATGGATATTGAAGATATGATCGTGAGTACACTCATCTCCATATCTCCTGAAAAAGTGATGCTGCACACGAGTACACCCGAGCTGCCTATCATTTCAACAATATGCCAGATTTTTGAGGATAAGGTACAGATATGCCACCAATGTCCCGAATGCGAAGTGCTGCGCTCAGGATTGCTGACAGGTCTTGACGCAGGCGATTTGGGCAATTATAATAACTGTTGA
- the thrS gene encoding threonine--tRNA ligase codes for MAVNIKLPDGSVREYADGSSIEDVAASISSGLRKNAAAGKLDGIVVDLSTPIHEGALVEIVTLDSPEGLEVMRHSTAHLLAQAVKRLYGNKEVHLGVGPVIEDGFYYDMDLEHPLNPEDLQKIEKEMERIINENLPIVRKEVSREEAINIFNEVGDPYKLELINALPEDSVITIYEQGEFFDLCRGPHVPSTSKIKVFKLMNVAGAYWRGDSKNKMLQRVYGTAFVKKAQLDEHLHFLEEARKRDHRKLGKELEMFTFSQLVGQGLPIWLPNGAKLRRTLERYIVDLEESLGYQHVYTPVLGNVELYKTSGHWEHYQEDMFPKMVMDNEELVLRPMNCPHHMMVYKSSMHSYRDLPIRIAELGMMHRYEMSGALTGLHRVRAMTLNDSHIFARPDQIKEEFARVIELIQTVYKDFGIHEYRFRLSYRDPQDTEKYFQNDEMWEMSQRMLREVVEELDLPFYEAEGEAAFYGPKLDVQIKTALGKEETLSTVQLDFLLPERFELEYVGDDGQKHRPVVIHRGVISTMERFTAFLLENFAGAFPLWLSPVQAKVIPVSGNYDDYAREVEAKLKRAGIAAEADLRNEKLGYKIREAQLEKMPYMFVVGENEKNAASVSVRKRGEGDLGMKLVDEITAQLKEEIASRQV; via the coding sequence ATGGCAGTGAACATTAAACTACCGGATGGTTCGGTGCGTGAGTATGCAGATGGCAGCAGTATTGAGGATGTAGCCGCTTCGATCAGCAGCGGACTTCGCAAAAATGCCGCAGCAGGCAAGCTGGATGGTATCGTGGTAGATCTATCTACTCCAATTCATGAAGGAGCTTTGGTCGAAATTGTAACGCTGGATTCTCCTGAAGGTCTTGAGGTGATGCGTCACAGTACAGCGCACTTGCTGGCTCAGGCGGTTAAACGTTTGTACGGAAACAAAGAGGTGCATCTGGGCGTAGGGCCGGTTATCGAGGATGGTTTCTACTATGATATGGACCTCGAACATCCGCTCAACCCGGAGGATCTGCAGAAGATTGAGAAAGAAATGGAACGCATCATCAATGAAAATCTGCCGATCGTGCGCAAGGAAGTCAGCCGCGAGGAGGCTATCAACATTTTTAACGAAGTTGGCGACCCATACAAACTTGAGTTGATCAATGCTTTACCGGAAGATAGCGTGATCACGATCTATGAACAGGGCGAATTTTTCGACTTGTGCCGTGGACCGCACGTTCCATCTACAAGCAAAATTAAAGTATTCAAACTGATGAACGTAGCGGGTGCATACTGGCGTGGAGACAGCAAAAACAAAATGCTGCAGCGTGTATACGGTACAGCATTTGTGAAAAAAGCTCAGCTGGACGAGCACTTGCATTTCCTTGAGGAAGCACGCAAACGTGACCATCGCAAACTTGGTAAAGAGCTGGAAATGTTCACGTTCTCCCAACTGGTAGGACAAGGTCTGCCGATCTGGCTGCCTAACGGTGCGAAACTGCGCCGTACATTGGAACGTTACATCGTCGATCTTGAAGAAAGTCTCGGTTACCAGCATGTGTATACGCCGGTTCTCGGCAATGTGGAGCTGTACAAAACATCCGGACACTGGGAGCACTACCAAGAAGATATGTTCCCGAAAATGGTTATGGACAACGAAGAGTTGGTTCTTCGTCCGATGAACTGTCCTCACCATATGATGGTGTACAAATCCAGCATGCACAGCTATCGTGATCTGCCGATTCGTATCGCCGAGCTGGGGATGATGCATCGTTACGAAATGTCAGGCGCTTTGACAGGTCTTCACCGTGTGCGTGCGATGACGCTGAATGACTCGCATATCTTCGCACGCCCGGATCAGATCAAAGAAGAATTTGCACGGGTTATCGAATTGATCCAGACTGTATATAAAGATTTCGGTATCCACGAATATCGGTTCCGCCTGTCTTACCGTGATCCGCAGGATACGGAGAAATACTTCCAGAACGATGAGATGTGGGAAATGTCCCAGCGCATGCTGCGTGAAGTTGTGGAAGAGCTGGATTTACCGTTCTATGAAGCTGAAGGGGAAGCTGCATTTTACGGTCCGAAGCTTGACGTACAGATTAAAACAGCACTGGGCAAAGAAGAAACATTGTCTACCGTGCAGCTGGACTTCCTGCTTCCTGAGCGCTTCGAGCTGGAATATGTCGGTGATGATGGACAGAAGCACCGCCCAGTCGTAATTCATCGCGGTGTAATCAGCACAATGGAACGTTTTACTGCATTTTTGCTCGAGAACTTTGCAGGAGCATTCCCGCTCTGGCTGTCTCCAGTTCAAGCCAAAGTTATTCCGGTATCCGGCAACTATGACGATTATGCGCGTGAGGTGGAAGCAAAGCTGAAACGTGCAGGAATTGCGGCTGAAGCCGATCTTCGCAACGAGAAACTGGGTTATAAAATCCGTGAAGCACAGCTTGAGAAAATGCCTTATATGTTCGTTGTGGGTGAAAACGAGAAAAATGCGGCATCGGTATCCGTACGTAAACGCGGTGAAGGTGATCTCGGCATGAAGCTCGTTGATGAAATTACTGCCCAATTGAAAGAGGAAATTGCTTCAAGACAAGTCTAA
- a CDS encoding 3D domain-containing protein, translating into MKKHLLKFNENQKLIIMCCLMFAGILMSTNEAKAYIFEEERNILHVEEEADDKNDLTDIVKTEQTAGLNPAAPIYTGEAQWTTLVYMAFMWSPQPIVLPKPELPEKRVNKSADPAMPVLAPRSEQILETQKVTATGYTAGIESTGKTPKHPQYGITYSGVKVRRDKETVSTIAADPKLFPMGSILYIPGYGYGIVADTGSAIKGNKIDLYFPTTKQVYKEWGKKDVEVQVIKQGAGKCTEKMLAELSKAINVYKTVPDSWLDKAI; encoded by the coding sequence ATGAAAAAGCATCTTTTAAAATTCAATGAAAACCAAAAGTTAATCATCATGTGCTGCTTGATGTTTGCCGGAATCCTAATGAGTACCAATGAGGCCAAGGCCTATATATTTGAAGAGGAACGAAATATACTGCATGTCGAAGAAGAAGCAGATGATAAAAATGATCTGACCGATATCGTCAAAACAGAGCAGACAGCTGGCTTGAACCCGGCTGCACCTATATACACGGGTGAGGCTCAATGGACCACTTTGGTTTATATGGCATTTATGTGGTCTCCGCAGCCGATCGTTCTGCCGAAACCTGAACTGCCCGAGAAACGGGTGAATAAGTCTGCTGATCCTGCCATGCCCGTACTGGCTCCACGATCGGAACAGATTCTGGAGACACAGAAGGTCACTGCGACAGGATATACGGCAGGGATTGAGTCTACAGGCAAGACGCCCAAGCATCCCCAGTACGGTATTACGTATTCCGGAGTAAAGGTTCGGCGTGACAAAGAAACGGTTTCTACGATTGCAGCGGATCCAAAGCTGTTTCCGATGGGGTCTATTTTGTATATTCCGGGGTACGGTTACGGTATCGTCGCTGACACGGGCTCAGCCATCAAAGGTAACAAGATCGATCTGTATTTTCCGACAACCAAGCAGGTGTATAAAGAATGGGGCAAGAAGGACGTTGAGGTTCAGGTAATCAAGCAGGGCGCAGGGAAATGTACCGAAAAGATGCTGGCTGAGCTGTCTAAAGCGATCAATGTCTATAAAACAGTGCCGGA